A stretch of the Nitratireductor thuwali genome encodes the following:
- a CDS encoding homoserine dehydrogenase, whose product MAEALRIGIAGLGTVGASMVRMLQDKAAELTRQCGREIAVVGVSARERNRDRGIDLGNAQWFDDPVALARADGIDVFVELIGGEDGPALSSVKAALETGRHVVTANKALLSRHGVHLATIAEKKGVLLNYEAAVAGGIPIIKTMREAMAGNSVTRVFGIMNGTCNYILTRMEAEGISFEDCLKDAQLLGYAEADPTFDIEGHDTAHKLSILTSLAFGCRISADDIYLEGISNITQADIRAAAELGYRIKLLGVAQKTESGIEQRVHPTMVPIGSVIAQVHGVTNAVAVETDYLGELLLTGPGAGGNATASAVIGDVADIAKSRPGFQHGPVFGWPAKQLLPYRRARMRSHEGGYFIRLTVHDRAGVFAAIAKRMADNDISLESIVQHGDATEDAHKTVILVTHETTEAAVRKAVDGIVKDGHLVDKAQVIRIERAA is encoded by the coding sequence ATGGCCGAAGCCTTGCGCATAGGAATTGCCGGATTGGGCACCGTGGGCGCCAGCATGGTGCGCATGTTGCAGGACAAGGCGGCCGAGCTCACGCGGCAATGCGGGCGCGAGATCGCGGTCGTCGGCGTTTCCGCGCGCGAGCGCAACCGCGACCGCGGCATCGATCTGGGCAATGCGCAATGGTTCGACGACCCGGTGGCCCTGGCCAGGGCCGACGGCATCGACGTCTTCGTCGAGCTGATCGGCGGGGAGGACGGCCCGGCGCTTTCTTCGGTCAAGGCGGCGCTCGAGACCGGCCGCCATGTGGTGACCGCCAACAAGGCGCTGCTTTCCCGGCATGGCGTCCATCTCGCCACGATCGCCGAGAAGAAGGGCGTGCTCCTCAACTATGAGGCGGCGGTGGCCGGCGGCATCCCGATCATCAAGACGATGCGCGAGGCCATGGCCGGCAACAGCGTCACCCGCGTCTTCGGCATCATGAACGGCACCTGCAACTATATCCTCACCCGCATGGAGGCCGAGGGCATCAGCTTCGAGGACTGCCTGAAGGACGCGCAGCTTTTGGGCTACGCGGAAGCCGATCCCACCTTCGACATCGAAGGCCATGACACCGCGCACAAGCTTTCGATCCTCACCAGCCTGGCTTTCGGTTGCCGCATCTCGGCCGACGACATCTATCTCGAAGGCATCTCCAACATCACCCAGGCCGATATCCGCGCCGCCGCCGAACTCGGCTACCGCATCAAGCTGCTGGGCGTGGCGCAGAAGACGGAGAGCGGCATCGAGCAGCGGGTGCATCCGACCATGGTGCCGATAGGCTCGGTGATCGCGCAGGTGCACGGCGTCACCAATGCGGTGGCTGTCGAGACCGACTATCTGGGCGAGTTGCTTCTGACCGGTCCCGGCGCCGGCGGCAACGCGACCGCTTCGGCAGTCATCGGCGACGTGGCCGACATCGCCAAGAGCCGCCCCGGCTTCCAGCACGGGCCGGTCTTCGGCTGGCCGGCCAAGCAGCTTCTGCCCTATAGGCGCGCCCGCATGCGCTCCCACGAGGGCGGTTACTTCATCCGCCTGACGGTGCACGACCGCGCCGGCGTTTTCGCCGCAATCGCCAAGCGCATGGCCGACAACGACATCTCGCTGGAGTCCATCGTCCAGCACGGCGACGCCACCGAAGACGCCCACAAGACCGTGATCCTCGTCACCCACGAGACGACCGAGGCGGCCGTTCGCAAGGCCGTCGACGGCATCGTCAAGGACGGGCATCTGGTGGACAAGGCGCAGGTGATCCGCATCGAGCGGGCGGCGTAG
- a CDS encoding DMT family transporter — protein MDKTASGWINGFLGILIFSGSLPATRVAVMEFDPVFLTAARATIAGLLGLALLTAFREKRPERGDLLSLAIVALGVVVGFPLLTALALEHITSAHSIVFIGLLPLATAIFGVLRGGERPRPAFWLFSCLGSALVASFAATQGLSVSPIGDLLMLAAIIVCGLGYAEGAKLSRKLGGWQVISWALVLSLPIMLALTFITLPLSLRGIGDAAWAGFAYVSTFSMLIGFVFWYRGLAQGGIAAVGQLQLLQPFFGLALAAGLLREQVSAGMLVVTIAVVLCVAGAKKFAR, from the coding sequence TTGGACAAGACGGCGAGCGGCTGGATCAACGGGTTCCTGGGCATATTGATATTCAGCGGGTCGCTGCCGGCCACGCGGGTGGCCGTGATGGAGTTCGATCCCGTCTTCCTGACGGCCGCGCGCGCGACCATCGCCGGACTGCTGGGTCTCGCGCTCCTGACAGCGTTCCGCGAGAAGCGCCCGGAGCGCGGCGACCTGCTGTCGCTGGCCATCGTTGCGCTCGGCGTCGTGGTGGGCTTTCCGCTGCTTACGGCGCTGGCGCTCGAACATATCACCTCGGCTCATTCCATCGTCTTCATCGGCCTGCTGCCGCTTGCGACGGCGATTTTCGGCGTGCTGCGCGGCGGCGAGCGTCCTCGGCCGGCCTTCTGGCTGTTCTCGTGCCTTGGCAGCGCACTCGTTGCCAGCTTCGCGGCGACGCAGGGCCTTTCCGTCTCGCCCATCGGAGACCTCCTGATGCTGGCCGCGATCATCGTATGCGGGCTGGGCTACGCGGAAGGCGCGAAACTGTCGCGCAAGCTCGGCGGCTGGCAGGTGATTTCCTGGGCGCTCGTCCTGTCCCTGCCGATCATGCTGGCGCTGACCTTCATCACCCTGCCGCTATCGCTGAGGGGCATCGGCGACGCCGCCTGGGCGGGGTTCGCCTATGTCTCCACCTTCAGCATGCTGATCGGCTTCGTGTTCTGGTATCGCGGGCTGGCGCAGGGCGGCATCGCCGCCGTCGGGCAGCTGCAGCTCCTTCAGCCCTTCTTCGGCCTGGCGCTGGCCGCCGGCCTGCTGCGCGAGCAGGTGAGCGCGGGCATGCTCGTGGTGACGATTGCCGTCGTGCTGTGCGTGGCGGGGGCCAAGAAGTTCGCGAGATAG
- the glpX gene encoding class II fructose-bisphosphatase, with protein sequence MPKNPQAGLDRILTLELVRVTERAAVAAARLRGRGDEKAADQVAVDAMRSELNRLPIKGTVVIGEGERDEAPMLYIGEEVGAGEGPEVDIALDPLEGTTICAKNLPNSLAVIAIAERGSLLYAPDVYMEKIAVGPGYPEGIVDLDAPAVENIENLAKAKGVPVSEITACILDRPRHARLIEEVRATGAAIRLIGDGDVAGVIHTTDPDETGIDIYLGIGGAPEGVLAAAALRCIGGQMQGRLQLNTEEKVARAAKMGISDPAKVYRMDEMAKGDVLFAATGVTDGNLLSGVKFGRDSIQTHTIVMRSSSGTVREIKARHQDLDKF encoded by the coding sequence ATGCCGAAAAACCCGCAAGCCGGCCTCGACCGCATCCTGACCCTCGAACTGGTGCGCGTGACCGAAAGGGCCGCCGTGGCGGCGGCGCGGCTTCGGGGCCGCGGCGACGAGAAGGCGGCGGACCAGGTCGCCGTCGATGCCATGCGCTCCGAGCTCAACCGGCTGCCCATCAAGGGCACGGTGGTGATCGGCGAGGGTGAGCGCGACGAGGCGCCGATGCTCTATATCGGCGAGGAAGTGGGCGCGGGCGAGGGGCCGGAGGTGGACATCGCGCTCGACCCGCTGGAAGGCACCACGATCTGCGCCAAGAACCTGCCCAATTCGCTGGCGGTCATCGCGATTGCCGAGCGCGGCAGCCTGCTTTACGCGCCGGACGTCTATATGGAGAAGATCGCCGTCGGGCCGGGCTATCCCGAAGGCATCGTCGACCTGGATGCCCCGGCGGTGGAAAACATCGAGAACCTGGCCAAGGCCAAGGGCGTTCCCGTTTCCGAGATCACCGCCTGCATTCTAGACCGGCCGCGCCATGCGCGCCTGATCGAGGAGGTGCGTGCGACGGGAGCCGCCATCCGGCTGATCGGCGACGGCGACGTGGCGGGCGTGATCCACACCACCGACCCGGACGAGACCGGCATCGATATCTATCTCGGCATCGGCGGCGCGCCCGAGGGCGTGCTGGCGGCGGCCGCGCTGCGGTGCATTGGCGGCCAGATGCAGGGCCGCCTGCAGCTCAACACGGAGGAGAAGGTCGCGCGCGCGGCCAAGATGGGCATTTCCGATCCCGCCAAGGTCTACCGCATGGACGAGATGGCCAAGGGCGACGTGCTGTTCGCCGCCACCGGCGTGACCGACGGAAACCTGCTCTCAGGCGTGAAGTTCGGACGCGATTCGATCCAGACCCATACGATCGTCATGCGTTCGTCGTCCGGCACGGTGCGCGAGATCAAGGCGCGGCATCAGGATCTCGACAAGTTCTGA
- a CDS encoding PLP-dependent aminotransferase family protein has product MDDRTGIDGNEATLVGAVMARIRRRIAARSLTPGAKLPSIRSFARTMQVSTSTVVEAYERLVAEGAIRSRPGSGFYVSSPLAPLSLADVGPRLDREIDPLWVSRQSLDACDEVLKPGCGWLPASWMPEAAMRRALRALARADDAALTDYATPLGLAPLRRLLARRMGEHGIEASPDQIVLTESGTQAIDLLCRFLLEPGDTVLVDDPCYFNFHALLRAHRANIVGVPYTPSGPDIDLFARALSEHRPRLYITNAALQNPTGATLSPVVAHRLLKLADQSGLTIVEDDIFADFEHTPAPRLAAFDGLDRVVHIGSFSKTLSASVRCGFIAAPRDWVEGLIDLKIATSFGGGRLSAELVLALLSDGSYRKHMEALRLRLSRAMSDVIGRLAAIGIAPWIEPQAGMFVWCRLPEGIDAAEIARRALAANVVLAPGNAFSLSRTANSYMRFNAAQSGDQRMFEVLEKAMRG; this is encoded by the coding sequence ATGGACGATCGCACCGGCATCGACGGGAACGAGGCAACGCTGGTCGGCGCGGTCATGGCGAGAATCCGCCGGCGCATCGCGGCGCGCAGCCTGACGCCGGGCGCCAAGCTGCCGTCCATCCGGTCCTTTGCCAGAACCATGCAGGTTTCCACATCGACCGTCGTCGAAGCCTATGAAAGACTGGTGGCGGAGGGCGCGATCCGGTCGCGGCCGGGCTCCGGCTTTTATGTTTCCAGCCCGCTGGCGCCGTTGTCGCTGGCCGATGTCGGCCCCAGGCTCGACCGGGAGATCGATCCGCTTTGGGTGTCGCGCCAGTCTCTGGATGCCTGCGATGAAGTGTTGAAACCGGGCTGTGGCTGGCTGCCGGCCTCATGGATGCCGGAGGCAGCCATGCGCCGCGCGCTGCGGGCGCTGGCGCGCGCCGACGATGCGGCGCTGACGGATTACGCCACGCCGCTGGGGCTCGCCCCACTGCGCCGGCTTCTGGCGCGGCGCATGGGCGAGCATGGCATCGAGGCCTCGCCCGACCAGATCGTCCTGACCGAATCGGGCACGCAGGCCATCGACCTTCTCTGCCGGTTCCTGCTCGAGCCCGGAGACACGGTTCTGGTCGACGACCCCTGCTACTTCAATTTCCATGCGCTGCTGCGCGCGCACCGGGCGAACATCGTCGGCGTTCCCTATACGCCGTCGGGGCCGGACATCGACCTGTTCGCGCGGGCGCTGAGCGAACACCGGCCGCGTCTCTACATCACCAATGCGGCGCTGCAAAATCCCACGGGCGCCACCCTTTCCCCCGTCGTCGCCCATCGCCTGCTGAAGCTTGCCGACCAGTCGGGGCTGACAATCGTCGAGGACGACATCTTCGCCGATTTCGAGCATACGCCCGCGCCGCGCCTGGCGGCGTTCGACGGCCTCGACCGGGTCGTCCATATCGGAAGCTTTTCCAAGACGCTTTCCGCCTCGGTGCGCTGCGGCTTCATTGCCGCGCCGCGCGATTGGGTCGAGGGCCTCATCGACCTGAAGATCGCCACGTCTTTCGGCGGCGGGCGGCTTTCGGCGGAGCTGGTGCTGGCGCTGCTCAGTGACGGCAGCTACCGCAAGCACATGGAAGCGCTGCGGCTGCGACTGTCGCGCGCGATGAGCGATGTGATCGGCCGGCTGGCGGCGATCGGGATCGCGCCGTGGATCGAGCCGCAGGCGGGCATGTTCGTCTGGTGCAGGCTGCCCGAGGGCATCGATGCGGCCGAAATCGCCCGCCGCGCCCTGGCGGCCAATGTCGTGCTTGCGCCAGGCAATGCGTTCAGCCTTTCGAGGACGGCCAACAGCTACATGCGCTTCAACGCTGCCCAATCCGGCGATCAACGCATGTTCGAGGTGCTCGAGAAGGCGATGCGGGGTTGA